One stretch of Candidatus Baltobacteraceae bacterium DNA includes these proteins:
- the moeB gene encoding molybdopterin-synthase adenylyltransferase MoeB → MQSLRRYSRHLLIPEVGLEGQERLSRARVLVVGAGGLGSPVLAYLAAAGVGRIGIVDDDVVDVTNLQRQILYQTADVGSKKAELAAERLAALNPQIAIDPIPIRFDASNARALVRLYDVVVDGTDSFATRYLISDACVLEKRPDVYGSIFRFDGQVSVFGVSGAPCYRCLYPEPPPPDTVPTCAEGGVLGVLPGIVGTWQANETLKLLLKIGAPLVGRLAVIDALSGKMREFRIERDPACALCGDAPSIVDVHDVDDGMRVVARDEQEIEPPDLEGFLRMHPAARILDVREPHEAVLGSPPRSIAMPASVLEARMNELDTALDYIVACRVGTRSLWAAQRLREAGFGRIWHLHGGLLAVAARDESFEFF, encoded by the coding sequence GTGCAGTCGCTGCGCAGGTATAGCCGCCACCTCCTGATCCCCGAGGTCGGCCTCGAGGGACAAGAACGGCTTTCGCGCGCGCGCGTCTTGGTCGTCGGCGCCGGAGGTCTGGGATCCCCGGTCCTAGCGTATCTCGCTGCAGCCGGCGTCGGCCGGATCGGCATCGTTGACGATGACGTCGTCGACGTAACGAACTTACAGCGTCAGATTCTTTATCAAACGGCCGACGTTGGATCGAAGAAAGCCGAGCTTGCCGCCGAGCGACTTGCGGCGCTCAATCCGCAAATCGCAATCGATCCGATTCCGATTCGCTTCGACGCATCCAATGCGCGCGCGCTCGTGCGTTTGTACGATGTCGTCGTCGACGGTACCGATAGCTTCGCCACGCGTTACTTGATCAGTGACGCGTGTGTCTTGGAGAAGAGGCCGGACGTCTACGGCTCGATCTTTCGATTCGACGGACAGGTTTCGGTCTTTGGAGTTTCCGGTGCGCCGTGCTATCGCTGCCTCTATCCCGAGCCGCCGCCGCCGGACACGGTGCCGACCTGCGCCGAAGGCGGAGTTCTCGGCGTTCTTCCTGGGATCGTCGGCACGTGGCAAGCTAACGAAACGCTCAAACTGCTGCTGAAGATCGGCGCGCCACTCGTGGGAAGGCTTGCTGTGATCGATGCGCTCTCGGGCAAGATGCGCGAATTTCGTATCGAGCGCGATCCTGCGTGCGCGCTATGCGGTGATGCACCTTCGATAGTCGACGTTCATGACGTCGACGACGGGATGCGCGTCGTCGCACGGGACGAGCAAGAGATCGAGCCGCCGGATCTCGAGGGGTTTCTGCGGATGCACCCGGCTGCACGTATCCTCGACGTGCGTGAGCCGCACGAGGCCGTTCTCGGTTCGCCGCCGCGTTCTATCGCGATGCCGGCGAGCGTCCTTGAAGCGCGCATGAACGAACTCGACACTGCTCTCGACTACATCGTCGCGTGTCGCGTCGGGACGCGCTCGCTGTGGGCCGCACAACGCTTGCGCGAAGCCGGCTTCGGCCGCATCTGGCATCTCCACGGCGGGTTGCTCGCGGTGGCCGCCCGCGACGAATCCTTCGAGTTCTTTTAG
- a CDS encoding O-acetyl-ADP-ribose deacetylase, translating to MPIEVIVGDITRIPVDAVVNAANERLRGGGGVDGAIHVAAGPELLDACKAFESCPTGEVRVTPAFRLPARHVIHAVGPIWNGGEQGEDALLASAYRNALEAARTFRATSIAFPAISTGVYGFPRERAARIAIAQTQLWLTERTQPMRIVLVSFDDAGAEIYRKLLEI from the coding sequence ATGCCAATCGAGGTCATCGTCGGCGACATCACCCGGATCCCGGTCGATGCCGTCGTCAATGCGGCGAACGAGCGCTTGCGCGGAGGCGGCGGCGTCGACGGCGCGATTCACGTGGCCGCCGGCCCCGAACTCCTAGATGCTTGCAAAGCTTTCGAGAGCTGTCCGACGGGCGAAGTGCGTGTAACGCCTGCGTTCCGGCTTCCGGCTCGTCACGTCATCCACGCGGTTGGGCCGATCTGGAACGGCGGCGAACAGGGTGAGGACGCGCTCCTTGCATCTGCATACCGCAACGCGCTTGAAGCTGCGCGCACGTTCCGCGCTACGTCGATTGCATTTCCGGCGATCAGTACGGGCGTCTACGGTTTCCCGCGCGAACGTGCGGCGCGCATCGCGATCGCGCAGACGCAGCTTTGGCTGACCGAAAGGACGCAACCGATGCGGATCGTGCTTGTCTCATTCGACGATGCCGGCGCCGAGATCTATCGCAAGTTGCTGGAGATCTAA
- the rfbC gene encoding dTDP-4-dehydrorhamnose 3,5-epimerase, which yields MLRVIDTRFPEAKLLEPDVFGDERGFFKETYSRNKYESCGLPDTFVQDNVSRSTRHVLRGMHYDMRVSKLVQCLVGALFDVIVDAREDSPTYLQWEGFELTQDNHRQVYVPRGFAHGFLALSDLVIASYKQSEHFDPKHERGLAWDDPAIGIAWPLTAPPALSAKDQAWPRLARA from the coding sequence ATGCTGCGCGTGATCGACACTCGTTTCCCCGAAGCCAAGCTGCTCGAGCCGGACGTGTTCGGCGACGAGCGCGGCTTCTTCAAAGAAACATATTCTCGGAATAAGTATGAGAGCTGCGGTCTGCCCGACACGTTCGTTCAGGACAACGTGTCGCGTTCGACTCGGCACGTGCTGCGGGGCATGCACTATGACATGCGTGTCTCGAAGCTTGTACAGTGTTTGGTTGGCGCTCTCTTCGACGTGATCGTCGACGCCCGCGAGGATTCGCCGACCTACCTGCAGTGGGAAGGCTTCGAGCTCACCCAAGACAACCATCGCCAGGTTTACGTGCCGCGCGGATTCGCGCACGGATTTCTCGCGCTCAGCGATCTCGTTATCGCGTCGTACAAGCAAAGCGAACATTTCGATCCGAAACACGAGCGCGGCTTGGCGTGGGACGATCCGGCTATCGGCATCGCTTGGCCGCTGACCGCGCCGCCGGCCCTATCGGCCAAGGACCAAGCTTGGCCGCGCCTGGCTCGGGCATAA
- a CDS encoding aldo/keto reductase yields MQYRPFGTTGKDVARIGQGSWNIPERGAEADGAKRALQRGVDLGMTHIDTAEMYGDGRAEELIGEAIRDGKLRRENLFVVSKVLPSNSSYAGTLRACDRSLRRLGVDYLDCYLLHWRGSQPLSETMRGLEKLVDDGKIRALGVSNFDVDDLEEAKAVLERHPLVCNQVLYHLQERGIEHRVQPWCARNDVAIVAYTPFGRSGIPAESTPRGRTLAEIAQKHGVTPRAVILAFLTRESNAFTIPKAASIPHVEENARAGDVDLDAGDIAQIEEAYPRSQSTELRML; encoded by the coding sequence ATGCAGTACCGGCCGTTCGGGACAACCGGCAAAGACGTGGCGCGTATCGGACAAGGTTCGTGGAACATTCCCGAGCGCGGAGCCGAAGCCGATGGTGCAAAGCGCGCATTGCAGCGCGGTGTCGACCTTGGGATGACGCACATCGACACGGCGGAGATGTACGGTGACGGGCGTGCGGAGGAACTGATCGGCGAGGCGATTCGAGACGGGAAGCTGCGGCGCGAGAATCTCTTTGTCGTCAGCAAGGTCCTACCGTCGAATTCGAGCTATGCGGGGACGCTGCGCGCGTGCGACCGTTCGCTGCGACGGCTCGGCGTCGACTACCTCGATTGCTATCTCTTGCATTGGCGGGGATCGCAGCCGCTATCGGAGACGATGCGTGGGCTCGAGAAGCTCGTCGACGACGGAAAGATCCGGGCCCTGGGTGTCAGCAATTTCGACGTCGATGATCTCGAAGAGGCGAAGGCCGTGCTCGAACGGCACCCGCTAGTCTGCAATCAAGTGCTCTATCATTTGCAAGAGCGCGGTATCGAGCATCGTGTCCAACCTTGGTGCGCGCGGAACGACGTTGCCATCGTTGCCTATACGCCGTTCGGCCGCAGTGGAATTCCCGCCGAATCGACGCCGCGCGGCCGCACGCTTGCCGAGATCGCGCAAAAGCATGGCGTCACGCCGCGCGCCGTGATCCTGGCCTTCTTGACGCGTGAATCCAATGCGTTCACGATTCCGAAAGCTGCATCGATTCCGCACGTTGAAGAAAACGCGCGTGCAGGCGACGTCGATCTCGACGCCGGTGACATCGCACAAATCGAAGAGGCGTACCCACGCTCGCAATCGACCGAACTCCGGATGCTCTAA
- the queG gene encoding tRNA epoxyqueuosine(34) reductase QueG has product MAGRARELGAGDLRIAAASADEATRERMRASFARGDLQTWGYDDAYAAAASDAGALFEGAQRIVCVAVPYRTRDAAARGPLYGRVSNYAWSQDYHRTLRAMLQELAAMMDEFAGEAVSRIACDTLPLGERAAAARAGIGWIGKHTGLITPEAGSYVFLGEIVTSLALPLDAPLRKSCGGCTRCVTGCPTGALRGDYTIDATRCIADLTQRTDPIPRAMRPLIGDWVWGCDICQVVCPPNFRTSSNGSETFAPQDETVGSPDLVALLHLKSAEYKRRYRTTAMGWRGAAVLRRNAAIALGNLTDRSAVPALTDSLRLDPHPMVRGAAAWALGRIGSPAAVFSLQSAAGSEYDESVREEIAFALADASGTPSAAAPLEHV; this is encoded by the coding sequence TTGGCGGGGCGTGCGCGTGAGCTTGGAGCCGGCGACCTGCGTATAGCCGCGGCTTCGGCCGATGAAGCCACGCGGGAACGCATGCGCGCTTCGTTCGCACGCGGCGATCTGCAAACATGGGGCTACGACGATGCATATGCGGCGGCTGCGAGCGATGCCGGAGCATTGTTCGAAGGGGCGCAACGCATCGTGTGCGTTGCCGTTCCGTACCGTACGCGCGATGCAGCGGCGCGAGGGCCGTTATATGGACGCGTTTCGAACTACGCCTGGTCGCAGGACTATCACCGCACTCTGCGCGCGATGTTGCAAGAACTCGCCGCGATGATGGACGAGTTCGCCGGAGAGGCCGTTTCGCGCATCGCGTGCGACACGCTGCCTTTGGGGGAACGTGCGGCCGCGGCGCGCGCAGGCATCGGTTGGATCGGCAAACACACCGGGTTGATTACGCCGGAAGCGGGATCGTACGTGTTCCTCGGCGAGATCGTGACCTCACTCGCCCTGCCGCTCGACGCGCCGCTGCGCAAATCGTGTGGAGGCTGCACGCGTTGCGTAACGGGATGCCCAACCGGTGCGCTGCGCGGCGACTACACGATCGACGCGACACGCTGCATCGCGGATCTTACGCAGCGCACCGATCCCATTCCACGTGCCATGCGTCCGCTGATCGGCGACTGGGTCTGGGGCTGCGATATCTGCCAGGTCGTTTGCCCGCCGAATTTCCGGACGTCGTCAAATGGTTCCGAGACGTTTGCGCCCCAAGACGAGACCGTCGGGTCGCCGGATCTGGTCGCGCTTCTACATCTAAAAAGCGCCGAATACAAACGGCGGTACCGGACGACGGCGATGGGTTGGCGAGGGGCGGCCGTCTTGCGCCGCAATGCTGCTATCGCTCTTGGAAATCTGACCGACCGCAGCGCCGTTCCGGCGCTTACGGACTCGCTGCGCCTCGATCCGCATCCAATGGTACGCGGGGCTGCGGCCTGGGCACTTGGACGGATCGGCTCGCCCGCGGCGGTGTTTAGCCTACAATCGGCTGCAGGCTCGGAGTACGACGAGAGCGTCCGCGAGGAAATTGCTTTCGCGCTGGCCGACGCAAGCGGAACCCCGAGCGCCGCTGCGCCGTTGGAGCACGTGTGA
- the moaA gene encoding GTP 3',8-cyclase MoaA — protein sequence MAASIDLIGTAVPLVDTFNRPITYLRISVTDRCNLRCVYCMPESGLPWIPKPDILTYEEIARIVEAGAWVGLRSVRLTGGEPLLRRDLVRLVDMLARIPGIDDISLSTNGLLLAERATELRDAGLRRVNISLDTLREDRFFTLARRNGLDRVIAGIDAAIDAGLKPIKLNCVVMRGQNDDELVEFAELTRKREIYVRFIELMPVAENLEMQPNAYISAADILKGLGEVEALMPVAGPGGNGPARYFAFAKALGAVGVISPLSHDYCERCNRVRLSADGRLRLCLFGDHHIDLRTPVRSDASREEIAAIFSGAMLIKPERHHLDIGTTASAMRAFSEIGG from the coding sequence GTGGCTGCCAGCATCGACCTGATCGGAACGGCCGTGCCGCTCGTCGACACGTTCAATCGCCCGATTACGTATCTCCGCATCTCGGTCACTGATCGTTGCAACCTGCGATGCGTGTACTGCATGCCCGAGTCGGGGCTGCCATGGATTCCGAAGCCTGATATCCTCACCTACGAAGAGATCGCCCGCATCGTCGAAGCCGGTGCCTGGGTTGGATTGCGTTCGGTTCGGCTGACCGGCGGGGAGCCGCTGTTGCGCCGCGATCTGGTCCGTCTGGTCGACATGCTGGCGCGCATTCCGGGAATCGACGACATCTCGCTTTCAACGAACGGATTGCTTCTGGCGGAGCGTGCGACAGAGCTGCGCGATGCCGGCCTGCGCCGCGTCAACATCTCGCTCGACACGCTTCGCGAAGACCGGTTCTTCACGCTCGCGCGTCGCAACGGACTCGATCGCGTAATTGCCGGAATCGATGCGGCGATCGACGCCGGCCTCAAACCGATCAAACTCAATTGCGTGGTGATGCGCGGTCAGAACGACGATGAGCTGGTCGAGTTCGCCGAGCTGACGCGCAAGCGCGAAATCTATGTTCGCTTCATCGAGCTAATGCCGGTTGCGGAGAATCTCGAGATGCAGCCCAACGCGTACATCTCAGCCGCCGACATTTTGAAAGGTCTGGGAGAAGTCGAGGCGCTCATGCCGGTTGCGGGGCCTGGTGGAAACGGACCGGCTCGTTATTTCGCGTTTGCGAAGGCGCTAGGTGCAGTCGGCGTGATCTCGCCGTTATCGCATGACTATTGCGAGCGCTGTAACCGCGTGAGGCTCTCGGCCGACGGACGCTTGCGCTTGTGTCTCTTCGGCGATCATCACATCGACTTGCGTACTCCGGTCCGCTCGGACGCCTCGCGAGAAGAGATTGCCGCGATATTCTCGGGTGCGATGTTGATCAAGCCGGAGCGGCATCACCTCGACATCGGCACGACAGCCTCGGCGATGCGGGCCTTTTCCGAAATCGGGGGTTGA
- a CDS encoding glycosyltransferase family 2 protein — MIAPGGARAYGSRARQYAPFLDGVPIFVVSDDLTGARDELLEIRRKGLDAAVLLVLDDPRAEVSRRAAVDVYRQLPNYDVRRSFFDPIESGELDVQGRTLLDICVHDPNQMTQMRQLVRLAGALVVRSHEELRRIRACVGPVPCNVARWFPRRELPPVARVKGQTVILWAGGEPGNVAAIAAFAMDQRHAEVVIVARDAPNFPTRFTCLAMDDPRVSSVLARAGCVVDLSTDDPSWAVAFSCLGFPVAAASTSGAIEVIDGISLYDPWSFRSIAAAVAEAFGRGPGRVREDATAPANIVRALEASQLAAPSTKPLVSIIIPTYNRRTRVESAVRNLKEQHYENLEIIVVNDGGEDVSHLAELDPRVRVVNRQVNGGVAAAVNTGIAEATGKYVEWAADDDPVYPDQVLRYVTALERTGAVVAHANTMLCTAFSSPEGIQSAVYDADRFSRTVDLCETYAFHRITGFMVRREEIVQLGGLAADLFTHDLELIIRLAERFDFVHVPSIEAESWVHVGEEQLSMRSGLDHAVELEKMFERHPAADRPYVAVLRQRVLDRVRGKTIVPPGY, encoded by the coding sequence TTGATCGCGCCCGGAGGCGCCCGCGCGTACGGTTCGCGCGCGCGTCAATACGCGCCATTCTTGGATGGCGTTCCGATTTTCGTCGTTTCAGACGATTTGACCGGGGCCCGCGACGAGCTGCTCGAGATCCGAAGGAAAGGACTCGATGCGGCGGTGCTGCTCGTTCTCGATGATCCGCGCGCCGAAGTCTCCCGGCGCGCAGCGGTAGACGTTTACCGCCAGCTTCCGAATTACGACGTCCGGCGCTCGTTTTTCGACCCGATCGAATCGGGCGAGCTCGACGTGCAGGGCAGGACGCTGCTCGATATCTGCGTGCACGACCCGAACCAAATGACGCAAATGCGTCAATTGGTTCGTCTCGCGGGCGCACTCGTCGTGCGCTCCCACGAGGAGCTGCGGCGAATACGCGCCTGCGTCGGTCCGGTCCCGTGCAACGTCGCGCGGTGGTTTCCGCGGCGCGAGCTTCCGCCGGTTGCACGGGTAAAGGGACAAACGGTCATTTTGTGGGCGGGGGGAGAACCCGGGAACGTCGCGGCGATCGCCGCATTCGCGATGGACCAGCGGCACGCGGAAGTCGTTATCGTGGCGCGCGATGCGCCCAATTTTCCAACGCGATTTACCTGTCTTGCAATGGATGACCCACGCGTTTCATCCGTGCTGGCGCGCGCGGGCTGCGTCGTCGATCTGTCGACGGATGATCCGTCCTGGGCTGTGGCGTTTAGCTGCTTGGGTTTCCCGGTAGCGGCTGCGTCGACGAGCGGCGCGATTGAGGTGATCGATGGCATATCGCTTTACGATCCATGGTCGTTCCGTTCGATTGCTGCCGCCGTCGCAGAAGCTTTCGGCCGCGGGCCGGGGCGCGTGCGCGAGGACGCCACGGCCCCCGCGAATATCGTTCGTGCGCTTGAAGCATCGCAGCTCGCGGCTCCTTCAACCAAACCGCTCGTTTCGATCATCATTCCGACCTACAATCGGCGCACGCGCGTCGAAAGTGCCGTCCGGAATCTCAAAGAACAGCACTATGAGAATCTCGAAATCATCGTCGTCAACGATGGGGGTGAAGACGTCAGCCATCTCGCGGAGCTCGATCCACGCGTGCGCGTCGTCAATCGACAGGTCAATGGAGGAGTCGCGGCGGCGGTCAACACGGGGATCGCCGAAGCCACCGGCAAGTATGTCGAATGGGCGGCCGACGACGATCCCGTCTATCCCGATCAGGTACTCCGATACGTAACGGCGCTTGAACGCACGGGCGCCGTCGTCGCGCACGCGAACACAATGCTCTGTACGGCGTTCAGCAGCCCCGAGGGCATCCAGAGCGCGGTATACGACGCGGATCGCTTTAGCCGGACCGTCGATCTTTGCGAAACGTACGCCTTTCATCGCATTACCGGGTTTATGGTGCGACGCGAAGAGATCGTGCAGCTCGGCGGACTCGCCGCGGACTTGTTCACGCACGATCTCGAGCTTATCATCCGTCTCGCGGAGCGATTCGACTTCGTCCACGTCCCGTCAATCGAAGCGGAATCATGGGTGCACGTGGGCGAGGAGCAGCTCTCGATGCGCTCGGGTCTCGACCACGCCGTCGAGCTCGAGAAGATGTTCGAGCGCCATCCTGCCGCTGATCGACCTTACGTAGCGGTCTTACGTCAGCGGGTGCTCGATCGGGTTCGCGGTAAGACCATCGTCCCGCCCGGATACTGA
- a CDS encoding FAD-binding domain-containing protein, whose translation MTAILHFTRDLRLEDHAALAAAANETRVVPVVILDPATSSRLRSSPRRAAYYCSAIAALDRAITARGGRLIVRRGRTASTLRALARAVGATSIVWSASYDAQGARVDRDVQAALEEAGLRASVVHDAPAVTPEETGIERRGYRSFAAYFERWMQQDIVPYDTIDARLAAPEVSSEALPIPAEFGRISELDEPVDSDAVRARFERFLETEILHYAVARNVPADGQTSQLAAPLSFGVIAARSLVAAVRNRRADRLLLTEERISIDLFLRALAQRDFFLQLAYFYEALDDVPLQDKMRRFSFSRTHPALDAWRAGKTGYPLIDAGIRQLRTTGWMHPRVRAIAASFLCFDLGVDWRVGREEWDHWLIEDEPALATGNWQWIAGVGADLAAYPRIYNPRTQTRRCDPAGRYIREWLPELASRSDRVLFEPGAEARSPQLALSLFGSDDYPAPVVDHDTAARAFLERYKREVSVTAQE comes from the coding sequence ATGACGGCGATTCTGCATTTCACGCGGGACCTTCGTTTGGAGGATCACGCGGCGCTCGCTGCGGCTGCAAACGAGACGCGGGTTGTGCCCGTCGTCATACTTGATCCGGCGACGTCGAGCCGTCTTAGAAGCTCGCCGCGCCGCGCTGCATACTATTGTAGCGCGATCGCCGCTCTCGATCGTGCGATTACCGCACGTGGCGGACGACTCATCGTCCGGCGTGGGCGTACGGCCTCGACTTTACGTGCCTTGGCACGCGCAGTCGGGGCAACAAGCATCGTTTGGTCGGCGTCCTACGACGCCCAGGGCGCACGGGTCGATCGTGATGTTCAAGCTGCACTCGAGGAGGCGGGACTCCGTGCGAGCGTCGTGCACGATGCGCCCGCCGTCACGCCAGAAGAAACGGGCATTGAGCGACGCGGTTACCGTTCGTTCGCGGCTTACTTTGAGCGCTGGATGCAACAAGACATCGTGCCGTACGACACGATTGACGCGCGGCTGGCTGCTCCGGAAGTCTCGAGCGAAGCACTTCCCATTCCGGCGGAATTCGGACGCATCAGCGAGCTCGACGAACCGGTCGATAGTGATGCCGTTCGCGCGCGCTTCGAGCGGTTTCTCGAAACCGAAATCTTGCACTACGCAGTCGCGCGAAACGTTCCCGCCGACGGACAAACTTCGCAGCTCGCGGCGCCGCTGTCGTTCGGCGTCATCGCGGCGCGCAGCCTTGTGGCAGCGGTGCGTAATCGCCGCGCGGACCGATTGCTTCTGACGGAAGAGCGCATCTCAATCGACTTGTTCCTGCGTGCACTGGCCCAACGTGATTTCTTTTTGCAGCTTGCCTACTTCTACGAAGCGCTCGACGATGTGCCGCTGCAGGACAAGATGCGCCGATTTAGCTTTTCGCGGACGCATCCTGCGCTCGATGCGTGGCGCGCGGGCAAGACCGGCTATCCGTTGATCGATGCCGGCATTCGTCAGCTGCGCACGACCGGCTGGATGCATCCACGCGTAAGGGCCATCGCTGCGTCTTTTCTTTGTTTCGACCTAGGCGTCGATTGGCGAGTCGGGCGTGAAGAATGGGATCATTGGCTGATCGAAGACGAACCGGCGCTTGCAACCGGAAACTGGCAATGGATCGCCGGCGTCGGCGCGGATTTGGCGGCTTATCCACGCATTTACAATCCGAGAACGCAAACTCGCCGCTGTGATCCAGCCGGACGCTATATTCGCGAGTGGCTGCCTGAGCTCGCGTCGCGAAGCGATCGCGTGCTCTTCGAACCAGGCGCCGAAGCGCGCAGTCCGCAACTCGCGCTCTCGCTCTTCGGAAGTGACGATTATCCGGCTCCGGTCGTCGATCACGATACGGCAGCGCGCGCGTTTCTCGAACGCTACAAGCGTGAGGTCAGCGTTACGGCGCAGGAGTAG